The DNA window GGACAGCAACAAGTGCGGCACGGCGCTGGCGGCAAATTTCGCCAGCACGCCGTCGACCTCGTCCCAAGGCAGGTGCTCCAGGGTCTCGCAGCAGATCAGGCAATCGAAACCGGCCAGGGTCTCGGGCGCCACCTCGCGCAAGTCGGCCTCGATGTGCAGAACCCCCGCCAGGCCGTGCCTGGGTGCCACCCGGTCCAGCGTCGCCACCTCGAACCCGGCGTTGAGCAGCAGCGCCGTCACCAAGCCCAGGTTCGGCCCCACCTCGATCACCTTTTGTACGTCGTCCAACCCGGCCAGCAGGTGGACCTGGAACCATTGGTGGCCGATCCGCTTTTCCGAATAGTAGCGGAACCATTCGCGGCGGCGCGCCGCCGGGTCGTCGGCAAGGTCCATGGGCTGCCACCAAAGCGGCACAAGCGCCGCCGGTCAAGCCATCTTGCCTTTCCCCCGGGCAGCGGTATGGTCAGCGCATGGCCACAAAAATCCCCTTCAAACGCGACCTCACCTTCGAATACGGCGTGGTCGACCAGGTGACGCCGCTGGTGCGCCGCGTCATCGCCCGCAACCCCGGCAACTTCACCATCTTTGGCACCGGCACCTTCATCGTCGGCCAGGACCGGGTGGCGGTGATCGACCCGGGACCCGAGATCGACGAGCATTTCCAGGCGCTCATGGCGGCACTGGAGGGCGAGAGCGTCAGCCACATCGTCGTCAGCCACACCCATCGCGACCATTCGCCCTTGGCGGCCAGGCTCAAAGAGGTAACGGGCGCGCCGACGGTGGGCTTCGGCCCCCACGGCTCGGGCCGGCCCGAGGCCACGGGCCAAGTCGAGGAAGGCGCCGACGATGCTTTCGACCCCGACATCCGGGTGCGTGACGGCGACCTGGTCGAGGGTGAGGGCTGGACCCTGGAAGCGGTACACACGCCGGGCCACACCTCGAACCACGTCTGCTATGCGCTGCGCCAGGAACAGTCACTGTTCTCCGGCGACCACGTGATGGGCTGGTCGACCTCCATCGTCTCGCCGCCCGACGGCGACATGCGGGCCTACATGGCCAGCCTGGAGAAGTTGCTGGGGCGCGACGACCGTGTCTTCTGGCCCAACCACGGCCCGCCCATCGAGGATCCCCAACCCTTCGTACGCGCCTTCATCGCGCACCGGCATGAACGCGAGGCGCAGATCCTGGCCTGCCTGGGCGACGATATTTTCGACATTCCGGCCATGGTCGCCCGCATGTATGCCGATGTGGACAAGGGCTTGCACCCGGCGGCGGCGCGTTCCGTGCTCAGCCACCTCATCCACATGCTCGAGGATGGTCGCGCCGTGTGCGACGGCGCTGCCGGTTTGGACCGGGAGTATCGCTTGGCGTAGCAAACAAACGCCTTTGCGCGCCTGCCTGGCAACATTAATCGGCCGTGGCGCGGGTCCAGGCGTTCTTGGCAATCCACCTCGCCGGCGCGGACCGATAGGCGCAAAACTCGCGCCCCCCCCCCTCGAGTCCGCTGCCCAGCTATTGCGCGTAGTCCGGCTCCTCGGCGTCGAGGATCCGTTTGAGCTCGGTGAAATGGCGCC is part of the Alphaproteobacteria bacterium genome and encodes:
- a CDS encoding MBL fold metallo-hydrolase; its protein translation is MATKIPFKRDLTFEYGVVDQVTPLVRRVIARNPGNFTIFGTGTFIVGQDRVAVIDPGPEIDEHFQALMAALEGESVSHIVVSHTHRDHSPLAARLKEVTGAPTVGFGPHGSGRPEATGQVEEGADDAFDPDIRVRDGDLVEGEGWTLEAVHTPGHTSNHVCYALRQEQSLFSGDHVMGWSTSIVSPPDGDMRAYMASLEKLLGRDDRVFWPNHGPPIEDPQPFVRAFIAHRHEREAQILACLGDDIFDIPAMVARMYADVDKGLHPAAARSVLSHLIHMLEDGRAVCDGAAGLDREYRLA